The sequence GTTTCCCATTTTTGGTAGCCATTTGACACACCACAGCGCCTTGTCAGACTCCGAAAGAGTCGCAACGCAAGTTTTCCGCTCAATTGACCATACTTTTACCTTTCCGTCAAACGATCTACCTAAAGTGTCAGAGGCATTCGGCCTGAGAAAAAAAATCCCAGATATTCCTTAAAATACTTACCCACTGAGAAGATATTCCCCGGTGTGACTCCAGT is a genomic window of Coccidioides posadasii str. Silveira chromosome 3, complete sequence containing:
- a CDS encoding uncharacterized protein (EggNog:ENOG410QE47~COG:J) codes for the protein MLYETSSGEQVANFSGHSAWIMSLDWSHTGEYLLSGSFDGKVKVWSIERKTCVATLSESDKALWCVKWLPKMGNAEGFATAGANRSIAFYREATGG